A portion of the Sulfurospirillum diekertiae genome contains these proteins:
- a CDS encoding tetratricopeptide repeat protein → MDNFFIAYRDPLFGVIILFAIVFVISFSNYWWGVFKNKEEKQSIDKFVKKFEIVTDENEYKKLLEDASIPLESLALLAHAYAKSGDYEKAINIYLVTLKRVKGKDEKQYLLSTLGKTYFKAGFLRRSSEVFLESLRLHPRNAESLKYLTVAYEQLQEYVKAEEVLDSLEELGAKVSVQRTYLKALETIKESHLKESQKVEKLLELCKTAPFLKRRLFEYLQENGIKIESSFFETLSSSDMIDLLWYVDPMVYDILTCKDPLVQQIAMARGLRPYAALESEAPFAIDVLGKLQSIGYHKASLGFEYLCAECKQVFPIHFYRCPHCQSINTVTIHTRLTKADDEENISFL, encoded by the coding sequence TTGGATAATTTTTTTATAGCGTATCGTGATCCGCTTTTTGGTGTCATTATCTTGTTTGCGATTGTGTTTGTGATCTCTTTCTCCAACTATTGGTGGGGTGTTTTTAAGAACAAAGAAGAGAAGCAGAGCATCGATAAATTTGTTAAAAAATTTGAAATTGTCACCGATGAAAACGAGTATAAAAAGCTTTTAGAAGATGCTTCCATTCCTTTGGAATCTTTAGCGTTGCTAGCGCATGCTTATGCCAAAAGTGGCGATTATGAAAAAGCGATCAATATCTATCTTGTGACGTTAAAGCGTGTCAAAGGCAAAGACGAAAAGCAGTACCTTCTTTCAACCCTTGGAAAGACTTATTTTAAAGCAGGCTTTTTGCGACGAAGTTCCGAAGTCTTTTTGGAGTCATTGCGCTTACATCCCCGAAATGCTGAATCCCTCAAATATTTAACCGTAGCCTATGAACAGCTCCAAGAGTATGTTAAAGCCGAAGAGGTTTTGGACTCATTGGAAGAGTTGGGTGCAAAAGTGAGTGTGCAAAGAACGTATCTTAAAGCACTAGAAACGATTAAAGAGAGTCATCTTAAAGAGAGCCAAAAAGTTGAGAAGCTTTTAGAACTTTGCAAGACAGCACCTTTTTTAAAGCGAAGATTGTTTGAATATTTGCAGGAAAATGGCATTAAAATCGAGTCTTCTTTTTTTGAAACACTCTCTTCTTCGGATATGATTGATCTTTTATGGTATGTTGATCCGATGGTGTATGACATTCTTACATGTAAAGATCCATTAGTGCAGCAAATTGCGATGGCACGGGGACTTCGCCCTTATGCAGCGTTAGAAAGCGAAGCACCTTTTGCGATTGATGTTTTAGGAAAACTTCAAAGTATTGGGTATCACAAAGCAAGTCTTGGTTTTGAGTACCTTTGCGCTGAGTGCAAGCAAGTTTTTCCGATCCATTTTTACAGATGCCCTCATTGCCAAAGCATCAATACGGTAACAATTCACACCAGACTTACCAAAGCAGACGATGAAGAAAATATCTCTTTTCTGTGA
- the dnaG gene encoding DNA primase, with protein MIDKTSIENLKQRLDIVDVVGSYLELKKNGANYKCVCPFHNDTSPSLVVSPSKQIYHCFACGAGGDSIKFVMEYEKLSYPETIEKLANMVNFSLSYTTTDGIKKEDRKLMENLNLFYVKQLDKTLFAKEYLIKRGISEASVEKFEIGYAPASFATLDFLSSRGYAMSEGMEYGVAGIGENNQPYARFIERITFPIYSPSNRLVGFGGRTLSNHPAKYVNSPQTKHFNKSQLLYGYQLAKESIYKQKTIIITEGYLDVIMLHQAGFTHAVATLGTALTNEHIPLIMRGDPEVIVAYDGDDAGINAALKASFLLSAHGIKGGVVLFGNGMDPADMVQNGLMDALNHLFRTPQPFIEFALERMVKKYNLKDPLAKQQALTEAMSYLKTLPQAVQESYTGMLSEKLGLHHNLVKIQSHKPQRLDKKERAFEDMLELTIIKTILSEPSLIDTVLDTIDSSMFKTHHEEFSLLLDNQFEHPKLRRIMLWEDIKVYDEKSLIASMVAFLYHYYNEKFQEIRMAKELSYDKKQFLIRKIQEKMMKLKQGELVPYESISTL; from the coding sequence ATGATAGATAAAACATCCATAGAGAATCTCAAACAACGTCTTGATATTGTCGACGTCGTAGGCTCCTACTTGGAGCTGAAGAAAAATGGTGCAAACTACAAGTGCGTCTGCCCCTTTCACAACGACACCAGCCCTAGCCTTGTCGTGAGTCCTTCAAAACAAATTTACCACTGTTTTGCCTGTGGCGCAGGAGGAGACAGCATCAAATTTGTGATGGAATACGAAAAGCTCTCCTACCCTGAAACTATCGAAAAACTTGCCAACATGGTTAATTTTTCGCTCTCCTATACCACAACGGATGGAATCAAAAAAGAAGATCGCAAACTCATGGAGAACTTGAATCTTTTCTACGTCAAACAGCTAGATAAGACTCTTTTTGCCAAAGAGTATCTCATCAAGAGAGGCATTTCCGAAGCCTCTGTTGAAAAATTTGAAATCGGTTATGCACCCGCTTCTTTTGCTACGTTGGATTTTTTAAGTTCAAGAGGGTATGCCATGAGTGAAGGGATGGAATATGGTGTAGCAGGCATTGGAGAGAACAATCAGCCATATGCTCGTTTTATCGAGCGAATCACCTTTCCCATCTATTCACCCAGTAACAGACTTGTTGGTTTTGGAGGACGCACCCTTTCAAACCATCCCGCCAAATATGTAAATTCGCCCCAAACCAAACACTTTAATAAGTCACAACTGCTGTATGGCTATCAGCTCGCCAAAGAGAGCATTTACAAACAAAAAACCATCATCATTACGGAAGGTTATCTGGATGTCATTATGTTGCATCAAGCAGGCTTTACCCATGCGGTTGCTACGCTTGGAACGGCACTTACAAACGAACATATTCCGCTTATTATGCGAGGTGATCCCGAAGTCATTGTGGCGTACGATGGTGATGATGCAGGGATTAACGCAGCACTCAAAGCCTCTTTTTTGCTAAGTGCCCATGGTATCAAAGGTGGCGTTGTGCTCTTTGGCAATGGTATGGATCCTGCTGATATGGTACAAAATGGCCTAATGGATGCGCTCAACCATCTTTTCCGTACCCCTCAGCCCTTCATTGAATTTGCATTAGAACGTATGGTTAAAAAGTACAACCTCAAAGACCCTTTAGCCAAACAACAAGCATTAACCGAAGCGATGAGCTATCTTAAAACGCTCCCACAAGCTGTTCAAGAGAGCTATACAGGGATGCTTTCTGAAAAATTGGGGCTTCATCACAATTTGGTGAAAATTCAAAGTCACAAGCCTCAAAGGCTTGATAAAAAAGAGCGTGCCTTTGAGGATATGTTAGAGCTTACCATCATCAAAACCATTTTGAGCGAACCTAGTCTCATTGACACGGTACTGGATACCATCGATAGTTCTATGTTCAAAACCCACCATGAAGAGTTTTCACTACTTTTGGACAATCAATTTGAACATCCGAAACTAAGACGTATTATGTTGTGGGAAGACATCAAGGTGTACGATGAAAAATCTCTGATCGCTTCAATGGTCGCATTTTTGTATCACTACTACAACGAAAAATTCCAAGAAATCAGAATGGCGAAAGAACTCAGCTACGATAAAAAACAGTTTTTAATCCGTAAAATACAAGAAAAAATGATGAAATTAAAACAAGGTGAATTGGTTCCGTATGAAAGCATTAGTACTCTATAG
- a CDS encoding argininosuccinate synthase domain-containing protein has product MKALVLYSGGLDSMLAMKLLTNQGIEVIALHINIGFGVKEDNYDTLKRRASIAGATLEVIDVRDEYLQKILFSPKYGYGKQFNPCIDCHGFMFTVAKALLPRYGASFIATGEVVGQRPMSQNKDALRLVKKIANDLDEDLILRPLCALVMEETKPEREGWVDRSKLLGFNGRGRNAQLSLAKEWGWEDYPTPAGGCLLTDVQFSIRLRDCVTHETFDKEDIEVLKNGRHFRLPDGAKLVVGRNEKENDIIDSLNNPKFDLLHVKEEMNAPSSLLSKNASSADEALACRIVLTFTKAFPDQNYALCIGEKLFQSSPFKTKEDTKKYLI; this is encoded by the coding sequence ATGAAAGCATTAGTACTCTATAGCGGCGGGCTTGATAGCATGCTCGCAATGAAACTTTTAACAAATCAGGGCATTGAAGTGATTGCTCTGCATATCAACATTGGTTTTGGCGTCAAAGAAGACAACTACGATACACTTAAAAGACGTGCTAGCATCGCTGGTGCAACACTGGAAGTCATCGATGTACGCGATGAATACCTCCAAAAAATTCTTTTTAGCCCGAAATACGGCTATGGTAAACAGTTCAACCCATGCATTGACTGTCATGGATTTATGTTTACAGTCGCCAAGGCACTCCTACCTCGTTATGGGGCTTCGTTTATTGCCACAGGTGAAGTCGTTGGACAACGTCCCATGAGTCAAAATAAAGATGCACTAAGATTGGTCAAAAAAATTGCGAATGACCTTGATGAAGATCTCATTCTTCGCCCACTCTGTGCCCTCGTGATGGAAGAGACAAAGCCGGAGCGTGAAGGATGGGTCGATCGAAGTAAACTTTTAGGCTTTAATGGCAGAGGGCGCAACGCACAACTTTCCCTTGCCAAAGAGTGGGGCTGGGAAGATTACCCAACGCCTGCTGGTGGATGCTTACTGACCGATGTTCAATTTAGTATCCGCTTACGTGATTGTGTAACGCACGAAACGTTTGACAAAGAGGACATCGAAGTGCTTAAAAATGGCAGACATTTTAGATTGCCAGATGGTGCAAAACTCGTTGTTGGGCGTAACGAAAAAGAGAATGACATTATTGATAGTCTCAATAATCCTAAATTTGATCTTTTACATGTAAAAGAAGAGATGAATGCCCCTTCTTCCTTACTCTCAAAAAACGCTTCCAGTGCGGATGAAGCTCTAGCATGTCGTATTGTTTTAACATTTACCAAAGCGTTTCCCGATCAAAACTATGCGCTTTGCATTGGCGAAAAACTTTTTCAGTCATCGCCTTTTAAAACAAAAGAAGATACCAAAAAATATCTTATATAG
- a CDS encoding response regulator translates to MGLSNKMIFLVVDDSKISRKWLIEMIPKKIVESAVIIEGCNGEEAIALYKQHQPDIVFLDITMPGIDGFEALKHIKEINSDALVVMVSADRQKSTKEKVLSLGASAIISKPIDEEEFRTTLLKLVF, encoded by the coding sequence ATGGGCTTATCAAACAAAATGATTTTTTTAGTCGTGGACGATTCAAAAATATCACGGAAATGGCTCATTGAGATGATTCCAAAGAAAATTGTAGAAAGTGCTGTAATTATCGAAGGATGCAATGGAGAAGAGGCTATTGCCCTCTATAAACAACACCAACCAGATATCGTTTTTTTAGATATTACAATGCCCGGAATAGATGGTTTTGAAGCGTTAAAACATATCAAGGAGATCAACTCCGATGCCCTTGTGGTAATGGTTTCAGCGGATCGCCAAAAAAGTACCAAAGAAAAAGTTTTGAGCTTAGGTGCTTCTGCCATTATTTCTAAGCCTATTGATGAAGAAGAATTTCGTACAACATTATTAAAGTTGGTATTTTAA